The Candidatus Poribacteria bacterium sequence TTGAGCCGCGTTATCGCACGATGGTCAAATTTTGCTTGGAACATGAGTCTGAATTCGGTATTGTACTCATCAAAGAAGGCGAGGAGGCGGCTTCGCCCACCTCCTCG is a genomic window containing:
- a CDS encoding LON peptidase substrate-binding domain-containing protein, with the translated sequence MRTDSHTSNERQIPLFPLQVVLFPGGLLPLHIFEPRYRTMVKFCLEHESEFGIVLIKEGEEAASPTSS